The genome window CAACAAATGTTTGACCTCTGATAAAATGGTCAAAATAGAACTGAAACCTGTTTGGTAGATCTggtaaaattatataagtacaATAGGACTCGAAGTGGactttaaagatttttatgCAACGATTTCCACAGGCACTGTCATAATTTCCAATTTTAAGAAGCCTTGAATAGATTGGAATGGTTGTCAAGCGATAGATCGCAATAATAAATTAGAAAGAAAAATTACAACTTTGAAAGCAGCGGCTTTTCTCTTTTAGGCAACTAAGGGTTTTGGAACAAGATTTAGAAATCAACCATCACTATTTCTATGATTTCAAGAACTTCAGAACGTCCTGAGCCATGATAAAGTTGCAATTTAAAGGAAGTGCACGATTTGAAAACATTTATCTTAGATATATAAGGATAAATCCGCAAGATAGTGAAGTACAATAAAAAGCCTGTTGTGCTATCGTTACAGCAGTTCGCGCGAAACGAGGGCAAGCCGGGAACATCAATATTATCTGTGTTGATTGGACAAATGGGCTCAACAACTGAATTGCTATTCACACGTGACAAACACGTACTTTGTACACACAATGCTTCATTTAATCCTAATCCGTCCAAGTTAATTGTCATTGATTGATGGCTCAGAGGACATATTACAAAAGCTAATATTACAGAGAGTAAaccttgtaaataaaattttgttgatGATACATTTCTTTTGCAACACTTAAAGGCGTCTATTCGTCAGTTATGCTTCATCAAAAAGTCTGAAATTATTAGCCAGGCGCATAGTTGGGTTTGACAGGAACTGCAGGAAACCACTAGATTCTCCTAAATGAACTAAAGGAATTCCATTTTATGCCAAAAACAACAATGCAGAATTTAGAAAGATCTCTGTCCATCAGCGTTTGAGTCATCTCACATCAAATGTGTCTGATAGAAATAGACTCTTTGATGTGTAAAAGCTCAATGTGCTTTGCCGTGAGGAAATCAGTTCCTGAAAATTTTGAGGAAGATTTCTGCCAATTAACTGTGAATTCAATTATAACATCAGACTGTTGGGATTTATCAAAGACctttaattttaaacatataaatCTTACAACACTACATTTCTGCAAATATTATCAAGCGATTTGCAAAGTCTTTTGGTGCCAGTTAGCcagattaattatttatcgaGGATAAGTTACTCTTTGTCCGAAAACGCAAATTGTACGGGACATCGGCGAACCATGGCGGAAGAACAAGGTTTAGCTGAAAAAAGCATCTTGTAATGTGTGCCAGTTTAGGTATGCTTTTACATAAATCTTACCTATTTGGAAATATATACACAGGACGTATTAATCTTATCGTTGAAAAATTACTAATACCTGCTATCAAGGTCGtgttaaacaataatttacgaTAAGATAATTAGACAGACAAACAATTCACAGAGGGCGTATCTACCCAAAGTCTATTTTCGGAGACCCTTTTGACTAGTAATTTTTCACTATGCCGTTTAAATCCTAACTAGTTTTAATCTTCTTtaacatattttctatattttgtattacttaacTATATGCTACTCCTGGCAGCACATAAAAATTGCAACCAAAAACTTACAAGTGACAAGAGTAAAAGGCATTTTGAAGAACTCAATATTAGTCACGGGCAGTTTTCTAGACAGAGATTAATAGGCTGTTGTTTTAAGATATGTTTTTACGCATACAAGCTTATCTGCAGATATCTTCGATATTACAATAGTTTGACGTCAGTCTGCCTACAATACGCGagtatgaatatttataaagtCACGCTATGTGATGAGAAAAGTATACGTTTATGGAGAAGCACTTCATTACACCAGGTTTACAATTCGTTATGCTATGCTTTGTTTAATACTGAATTAGTATGTGGTATATGTGGTATAACTCTCAGCCAAATTGTTTTCTATAAGCAAATAGTCAAAATTGATCATATCTTTAAAATGAGTAATGCTAACAATTTATAACATTAATCTAATTAATCATTTGGCAATAGGTGAATCAGTTTTGCTTTGATAATTTTGGTAGTTACTACCTATTTGCAAAACATGCCACATATCTTTACAAATAAGCCAAATAGTGTAGTGATAAAAGAACATAGATAAAATAAGTAGGTGTCAGGAAATCACacattattgtattgtatacaaCTGAAATTAGACCACGTTGACCGGTACAATGAGCCGTCTCCAAGGAATCAAGGAACTTTATCTTTGGGGCTATTAATTTAAGATAAGTCACTTAATTCCGAATTTTTCTTAAGTCTTCTCGTTTAGATTACATCGGCTTTTAGATTAACGCCACCACGTGCTGCCAATTAGTCACCTCAGAAAAGCCACATTCTAGTTTCTACACTCATATACCTACATCCAAcaggaaaaaatatacttttcgtAACAGTCTCTGTATATGCCATGTGGATAATTTTTTGACCTACTACTTACAGCTTGTCAGGGACACGTAAAATGAGCCTTAGTGATAGAAAACACATGACACCGTCCTTGATTTTGATACATGTTTCAGGCATATTGATATTGCATTGGCGAGTGTGGATCTTTATCGGAAAGCCAATATTTAGTTGCCCTTCACGACACCCACACAAACACCTTATCAATAGTCTATTGCAGACACGGAAACACGACACGGCACACATTTCAATATagaagtaaaattatatttccgTGTACCATTGTATCTTCTGCTTACATGGATGACATTGtggaattacatatttattccaTCATCATTATCAACAGATTTTTTTACGATGCTATAAACAAGACATTAGTCTTCTTTGAAACAAGATATTATAAATCGTCTAGTGATCAGACATCGAGCGCTTCACCAacttagataggtaggtacataattgtATTTCCCCACCTGCTCAgatataatattaggtataaaattaaaattcggGGTGATATgacttcattatttttatcaccCATTATCTGCACAGTATGGTATAGAGCTTTCTGGCAGTTCTGCTGCAGTAAAACTTACTTGATTCCTTCAGTAACAGACGAGGCTATCTTAGTGACCTTCCCTTCATCATGTGCCGTCGTGGTTTCCATTATAGCACAAAAACACACTACACAAACACTAAATATTTTCTCAGCTCATCATAGCTTCGGATTGAAGGACCAAAAATTGTTCACGCAACGTGTTACTATGTAAAACAATAGAATTTCGTGAATGCGTATTTCAACACACGATTAGTGGATTTGGCGACGTAAACAAGACTGATTAGTCACCTGTACGAAACGAAGCTAATCGTAATCATTCTATAATCGCAGATAATGTGCGATTGATAAATGACAAAATCGTTAATATCAGGTGAGTTGCGGTAGTATTGATTTACGGGAAGGTTATTCACTCGTATATTAAGTAGATACTGTTAAATACTATCCTGCGTGATAATTCTCGCTGAATCTGCTATCTTTCAGCGCATtatgctaaaaatatttaatcaccGTTTTATTTACAGGACTTCTTATCtcagaatgtttttaaataaccgCACTTTGACGCCGCACGCATAGCAATCTTTGGTATTGAAAACTTAAAAACCACTTCTGCACTTCAAAGATAGGCTTTAAAAGATAGACTACCTTTTCCCAGAAAGCTAAAATAGTTGCGAACATATTAAATCGTGCCCTACTAAAAATACGCGTTCTAGTTTTCTACAGAAATAGTGCCCCTGGTTTGCCTTTTCCTACTTTGAAGCCTacattataattaaaactaGGACTTTCATGAGAATGGCTCGTGAAAAAAAGGCTTTAAGCACACAATGACTGTTACtggaatatatttaaaacacaaTACGAAATTACGCcgcattgttttaaatttatttgtttagactAGTCGGCAAGCGGGTTGGTGACCTTTGGGTCAGCTACCCATTCGTCTGCAAATTAAGGGTACAGGTCCAGCGTGTTACGATAAACGACATTGGTAAAGGCTGATGGATTCAATAGCTAAAAAGACCACGTGTAAATCCTATGCCGTAGTTTAATAATTGAGGATACTTACTTATCATGCTTGGTGGAGCGGGGGTGAGGTTCGAGCTGCAGCGGGGTGGCGGGGGCGGAGCGCGGAGCCCCACACCCGCCACCCGCCGCGCCGGCCGCGAAATTGCCGGTTGacctgaaacaaacaaacacacagttAGTCAAGCTTGAAGAATGGACACGTTGCACGTGGTATTTGGAACAGGAGCCATTAGTAGATATATTTCTGCAGTAATTTCTCTATACCTCGATAGTCTGTACCGGAACTTTTTAACTAGCTTAGAAAAACTTAGAAGTCGCGTGCCAAGACAAGCAATCAGTTGGATAGACATGCAAGTTCTAGGAGAACTTTAATCACTCGATTAAGATTTTGAATAACAGAGATCCAATGGCACACTGCTTTATAATCGTAATTACAAATTCATTGTTCCCTGAAAATAGACATTTATTCCGCTGACGAAAAGCCGTTCAACCGTGCTGTCGGACCATGATTAGCATTGTCATTTCTATGAGTAATGTGTATAGAGTGACATGACGTCACATATAAATTAATGCTATTAAATATAATGGAAGTAGACTGGGAGCCGCCATGAACGTTGTGCTATACGAATGCTATAAGTATCTACGGCGATAGACTCAAGACAGATCTAAGCCCGCAATCAGCGGAAAGCTATCTTTGAAGCGAAAGCGTGGCATCTCGTTTTGAAGGTCACACAGACAATAGATCATTTAGCCAAGAACTAGGTAAAGAGGTACTCTCGCTTTCTGAAGCACTGGGAGTCGCGCAAAACTGTCAGGTACTACTATTACAGCATAGCAGTTGTTGAGCACTCTTGTTAACTAGATGTAACGTGAGGTACATTAGTGGTTTATTGTTCCATGAgtacataatttatgtttaaacgtaaaaaataaaaactaagggcTTTACACTCCTCATGTTAGATAAGGATCGATGTTTAAGTCAGAATATAAATATCCTTAGTGCACAATTTCAGAGGTGTTGAAATATActtaaaacaaacacaatacCGGATACAAGGTACCTATTGAAATATGGCAGTAGCAGACATTGTAAATCAACCTGCCTACAGGATCTAAACGACACACTTAATGAGTCTTCACCTTTAAACAGTCTATCATTGTATGACAAAGTTCAACTTTGTGATAGTGACATTGAAGATTCTAGAAGTATACAACGTCCTCCGTTGGAACATTACATCAAGATCACGAGTAATCACTTCCCTTACCTTTTGTATCTGTAACTTCTACGTCTCAATGCAGTTCCCTGAGGAGGCACAATATAAGACGGATGATGTCTTATCTTTCTCGTAATCTTTTTCCTTACCATAATTTAAGACATGAACAAGACACCACAATAAATGTTGACAATACAAACACTACTGACGAAACTTCAAAAGCACTACACCTTATGAACCTATTGCCATTTGAGAACAATGAAAGCAAGTCCAAACATTATTATCACTTGGAACAATCACTTATCAACAAACGGTTAACTCGCTGAAGCGCACGTGGTCTTATTGATAATAATGCACACAAATATTTCGgggatatatttttctctttaaaaaCAACTAAATTCGATGCTATTGAGGTTTTATATCATAGAAGTCAGGCTGTAGCCGACACACAACCGGCTGTGCAATAAAGTACAATTGAACTACGAACACGCGTACAATTGTTCAAATAATGACTCTCTACGTACCAACTGTATTTGTGGACAGTATTACTTATAGCAAAAAATTTAAGTATTCGCTGATGATACTCAACATATTTGGATGTATAATAAGCAAACCGGTCGTATTGCAATTACTGCAAATGATTGTTAAAACGTCATTAGCAAAGACAAAGAGCAACATTAGGATGATACTTTTggattaatttaaattgttaatgACACTAGTGACGTAATATTCAATGAAACAGCATAAATCTtgcttaattttaaataatagatgTGATAAAACAGGTTCCGAATTAATAGTCTGAATAATAACTACGAAATTAAGGATCAAAACTTTGTAAGAACaatcaatcaaatataaaaaaatacaatgatgATAAAATGCACTAAGATTGCATCGGTGAAAATTTTCCATGCCGCCAATTGCCTTGACACCATCAAGTTGATTACTTCGCTTGCGAGTGCCTGAAGGGAATAAACGTGCAAACAAGATGTCGTCTTATAGTCAAGGACACACTTGTTTATGGCGTAGAATTCAGCCAAGGGCAGCAAAGAATTACGCAACAACCCTCTTGTCAGATAAATCCAGATAAAACATTGTAAGTAGTTAATTAGATGACGTGTCCTCGAAACTCCGGAAATAATAGATCGAGTAGGAAAAGGAACGATAGGAAGATGATTGATATTCAGGTACTTTGGCAAGAGCCATTACGACCTCCTTTAACAAAAGAAGCCAAAAAACTAATTATAATCTTCAAGAGCTGATGACACTTTCAGACTTCcctcataataaaaaaagtacttCTATTTCAATGCAATTTACCAGAATAGATCGTAGTATTTTCGGAGAAAAGGATCAGGAGAGAAGGATTAGAGAAACACACGCTACTGGGCGTACAAAAATAAACTGGTAGTAGGCGCCCGAACGTCTGCCGATTTTCAGTTGTTTAGGAACGGCAGCAGATTTCAGAAATAGACGTGCCTAATTGATATTACTAAAGGATATGTGGATATATCCTTAAAATCCACTTCGGAAGATTATATTGTCATAATTCACGAAGAATACAACATTGAGAGCTTGAATAAACATAGAATGGTTGTTACTATACTGAAAAGAtttgtatcaaataaataaagtagattTTATAAAATCTTCACTGGTCTAGAACAACATCTTTTCTGGGAACACTAAAATAATCCAGAAAACGATTCCAGAAACTGCTTGTTTTCAATGGCTAgttagtaaaaacaaacaatctgTAAATATTAACTGATGGAATAGTACATagaaactgaaaataaattaatttccatCACTTTAGGAATACGGCGAAGTGCCAATTGCGTTAATACGTTTGATTGAGTTAAAAGGCAAATAATCCGTAGGATATTAATGAAAGACAATTCATCAACTTCGATGCTTTGTGACTTAATATCCAGTCTTAGTCGAACAGTTTTTGTTACAAAGCAATAATAAGactagttattaaataaatattatttgactaTTAGTAAAACTGTCTGAGGACTTATGTGGAGGAAAATTACAACGACCTTTAAAAGTCACCTTTCAAATTGATAGAAACAAAATTGCATGTCATTCTTAAACACATTGACgaatgttataatttaatttcaaatcaaTAGAATTCCAAGAAATATGGACTGTCCTTGGCCTTCAAGAGTTTTCATGCAGTTTGTGAACTTCTCATGTGAAGTATCACACATGTTATTGCTTCTACGTCTTTGAATATACGCGTCATAAACGAAAGGCGAATATCGGATTTACTATTGCACTTACTCTTGAGTCGTCTTCCATGAAAAGCTCTTTGGCAACTGACTTCACTGGCATTTAAATTTCAAATAGGAAATCACAAACACAAAATTCTCCCATGTTAACATTACTTctggtttatttaaaatatactttcaTAACATAACGTGTTATTTGAAGAAAACTTCTCAAATTCATAGAAACTCGAGTGTATGTTTATAAACTATTGAAGTACTAGCCTGACCGACATGATCACTTCATTGGTAGCTGGCGAACGCATCCATCATGAAGTTTATTGGGATCGCTATAatagtatttttgaaaattctcTACATTGAGAATGTAAGTATCTTTAAAATAAGatcttccttttgttttttctAAGAATGATGGTACTTTTGTGTGTTTAGAGAATGCTGCCGATTAACTACGTGACCATCGATCCACGTTATAATGAGCCGACATCAGTGCACGTGAGCTCCCACTCCGTTGAGGCTGTCGAGAATCCACACGAGAAAGTGATTGGTCTGCGAACACCGTTTGATGATCGAGATGGCGAAGACTATTTAGACTACGATAGACAAAACGGTGACCAACCCAAGAAGGTAATCTTTGCACATATATTCTTTAGAAGATTCAATATAAGACCTTCCTATACTATCCCTTAAATATAAGGACTGAATTAATTGTGTTCTTAATTTGTTCACAGCCGTGTGCCATCGTAGTACTGTCCAACATGCAGAACCCGAACATGCAATCACTGTTACGAAAATACAGATACGACGCAAAAGGTTAGAACATTTAGAATACCtatcaattatttatatttgtgtaCCATTTAATATGTTTACCATATTAATTGTTTTCGTTGATCTGCTCTTCGATAAAATTCCCTTTTATGTTTAAAGGTGTTTTGATTCCGAGCAGCGTAAAGTACTTCATCAAGTTGCCTCAAGGCCCGACGCCTGTTCTCGTGCCTTTGAACGACAAGGCCTTCTCGCCTTTAGGCGGATTTGTAAGGTACGTTAATCCACTTTAATGTGACGTAAAGTATAAATATTACTTCCTCATCTGCGACCGGCTTTGACATTTTACCATTCCTTAAGTGACATTTGCAACCTGATGCTAACAAATTGTGATAATTACAGGTACTACAAAGAAGTGCCTCCAATTCCTCATGCCtggtaaaatatatattagacaGCACATATTATGTTAGCTTCTTATAACTTGAATCTTTcctacataaaacataattttaataaattataaaaagtgcAATTAGCACCTATAAGCATTGTCGACGTAATTTGAAGCGAGTCATTGAACACGTGTACCATATGTTGTATCTCATAACCCGCTAGCATCAGCGAACACTACAAAACGACAACCGACGTGGGAACTCAGCCAGTGTAGAAATTGTTCGACCTTGATAAAGCAAgggaaatcaaaataaaaactcatATCGTGAAGAAACGAAACGAAGATGTTTACAGATTTCTCAGTAAGAAAGAACTGCTGATGTGGCTCCATGAGCGGTCCAATAACTTGATTTAATTAGGCCACCTCTTCAACAACCTATAGGCATTGATTGGGAACAAGTGGTATTTGAGAAGCCCGAATGACGTCAAACGAAACACGTCtgtatttatttgatgtttttaaCAAATTTTCTCTTTGAGTGTCAATTAACGCTATCCCATCGGATTAAGATAACAGCTTCATGGAAAGGAGAGCACTTAAATTATTGTACCCTTAAAAACCAATGAATTGTATCGAATCAAATCAGTAATATAATCCGACTATCGAGATTTAGCACAGTTTCTGAGACAGATAACACGAGTTAAATGTTGCATAGGCTACATTTAATGTAaggttaattaaataatttacacaaaCTCCTCTagagatattatttttcttaagcaACTTCCTTATTTAACTGTGCttgtaattaaaaaacttttgcttgataataaacacaaaaactttCGATTGTTTGACTTTTCCTTCTCTAACACACGGAACATCTGGTAATGGTATAAAGCTACTGCAGTCCAAAGGAAAAAATCggttaataacaaaacaaaacgaaacATGATTGGCAAAGTTATAATAGGTTATTCCTTTCGAACGAAGTAGCTACTACCGAAGCAATCTCAGAGTTCAAGGCTACAAAAACCAAAACGTTTCATAAGTAAATTCCCAATAGCTATCGACGCAGGAACTATGACGCCCGTAGGACTGACGCCTAGGGACGCCCACGTAGATGCAATAGCGTTAAAACTACATCACGGCCATACTGAAAGGCGGGGAAAGGATACGTTTGATAAAAGAccaaaatacttaggtattgaGTATTGACCTATAAGGACGTCTTTTGGGAGTGGCTCAAGACCGGATACAGAAAATATGGTAAAACAAAGTTGATAACATGGGACTTTCCAAAGTCATATCTACGCCGAAAAGATCATTTACCTAATATTGGTCCTACTAGGTACTTGGAAAATTCGTTTAGTTAGgatagaaaaacaaaagaggTAGTTAGACTCTTTTGTTTGAAATGGTATCGTAATCAATGAGGAATGACGtcttaataaacaaaacattactcATCTAAATCCTTTTTGATTGATATAAGTTTCACAAATCCTctgacaacttttttttatagatttcagAGCAACAATAGAATAGCAGCAATAGAATGCATCATATCAACATCTGCTTATCATTCATCAGCATTTGTGTCGCAAGTGTCAATGCATTCACCTAGTCGTTAAGTTGTTAACTACAAaggttgtaaaataaaattatgaaacaatCATCATCAGCAGCAACAGATCCACAGACacctttattttgttctttataaatggTCCTTGGAGACAGTGACAATATTCTACCATATGGCCACAAAAACAATGTAAACGGTTATTCCAGACTTATAACTCTCAAAAgtaggatttttttgttgtgtcACGTAGAGCACTTAATGGATATTAAaggcaaaatattattttttattatgtactggCACTAAAAGCCCAATGTTGTTGTGgcctaacagggtccacaattgtacgCAGCTGTAGGCCTATTGAAACACCTTGACAAACTTGTGGAAcgtaaataaatgatatgattaTGAAGTTTAGAGTAGGAAGTTGAGGACCTCACGTCAGCAATAAATCTTAATGACGTATGTTCCAATCAAATTGTTTATCGTGCAACACTGGCTTTGATGAAACACATATACCAGTTCCAATGAAACTCAACCAAAACTAATTTCTATTCTAATAACTAATAGCATTTGAAACATTGGGTTCCTGGGATATCGGAAAACAATTGCCACCTAGAAAGCATCAGTCAATAAAGATTCAGACGAGAAAACAATTTCATCGAAGGATTGAATGTGAAGTCAATCGATACAGGCAACTTATCGAAACGATTCCGTGTTCATATCTTCGACTTATCTCTAAGCCTGcagaaaatagaagaaaaaaacgTGAATTCTTGACAGCGGGGCACGCCTCTCTCATCACTTGAGGATACTAAACCGTCTCTGGCGTCTTTCGCAACATATCCTACGCGACTTATCGTCTCGTCTGTCTCAATGTTATCGATTTCCACAacggccccgattctcctaagttaataatgtcaaaatcgaatagaaatcgaatcgcaatatgatcgtaatagcagttttaaccatatcgggcattctgctactaataaaagaccaatcgtattcgattgacatttgattggtgtgcgattggtctgctattttgatgattttggtctatacggtagtttgctgtacaatcattttgcaatcgtaaatcatttgcagacaaaatgattcattattgaatgacagaaaaggataaaaaggcttatttcaaagaaaaaatagcggaatgccacatacgcttcaatcgtaatcgagtcgggattggatctcagtcgaatcgagtcgaacgtcaatcgaaggtcgcttaagtaaaattaggagaatcgggccccagttgtgAAGTCAATGTCAGACTATCTTTGCACGTGCTTATAAAGATGGCGTCGAAGGCACAAATTGAAGGTACAGAAAATGCGTGTTCAAGCAAGTGTTTACAATCCATCACCGTTACAAGTGTTAAGGCCCAATCGAAGGTAATGGTGTACTAATGGCGGTCATAAATGATAGTATACTCATCTTCCATTTCTAATACAGCTACTTTATTACCGCTGGCTATTTCAAGTGGTCCATATCGCGCATCGACTGCATTTGTATTTGCTCTGACGAGAGTAGGTATAAACAATGCGAATTGAAAACAATCACTTCATAGTAATCAAAGTTATCGCTTTGGTATATCTGTGTGTATTTTTAAACAGCTATAAAACTGGATTTAGTCTTTCATCATAGAAATTGCCTGAACTGAAAGGTTTTCAAAAGGAGCAGAAGCCAATTTGAAATAGAATAAGCATATTCACGGAGATTTTAGCTGCTTGCATCCTCTTATGGATCTTATATTGCGACTTCTAAATACGTGATCTCATTCTTTCCCTGTATTACAAACATCGCAGGAACTGCATATTTTAAATTGGTAGCGAATACTCAGGATCAGAGAAAGGAACTGTACAAAATGGTTATCTACCACCACTAGATACGCTAATGTCAATTTCTATCTAATCTTCGacttgtattttaaaacaaaatccaacttttattatatttttatcgatgATGATACGGAGATGCATGATATCGCACGTGTCTTTAACAAAATTTCCATGACACACGGCTGTTCCAAGCTCGGTTATCAGTTGAGGACCTCGTGGTTTGTCAACATAAGAAAGCAATCAACACCCTAACAAGTTCAAgacttattatataaaaaaaaaaaacaatagaattttCCAATGTTCACCACACGAGACCGTAATTCTTGTTTTACGCACTCGCGGTTAACGTCCGGTAATTTCGCTACTGGCGAGCTCATAAAATTACATAGTTAACGTCCAGACAACGATCAACACGAATTCTTATACACTAAACAGATTTATTGAATACTATTAATGTTTTGAGAACACTGAAAAAGTATGGGTTATACCAGGTAGAATTTATCTTCAAATGCTCATAGCTAACCAATGTTGGAATTATTTAAAGACATCCCTTTAATAGAAGGGAAAG of Helicoverpa zea isolate HzStark_Cry1AcR chromosome 15, ilHelZeax1.1, whole genome shotgun sequence contains these proteins:
- the LOC124636785 gene encoding uncharacterized protein LOC124636785 isoform X1; translation: MKFIGIAIIVFLKILYIENRMLPINYVTIDPRYNEPTSVHVSSHSVEAVENPHEKVIGLRTPFDDRDGEDYLDYDRQNGDQPKKPCAIVVLSNMQNPNMQSLLRKYRYDAKGVLIPSSVKYFIKLPQGPTPVLVPLNDKAFSPLGGFVRYYKEVPPIPHAW
- the LOC124636785 gene encoding uncharacterized protein LOC124636785 isoform X2 → MLPINYVTIDPRYNEPTSVHVSSHSVEAVENPHEKVIGLRTPFDDRDGEDYLDYDRQNGDQPKKPCAIVVLSNMQNPNMQSLLRKYRYDAKGVLIPSSVKYFIKLPQGPTPVLVPLNDKAFSPLGGFVRYYKEVPPIPHAW